DNA sequence from the Staphylococcus epidermidis genome:
GATTAGGGCTTGGTGGAGCGATGACCACGGGGTTTTTAACGATTTTTGTATTGGCTGGTTTGTTGATAGGAGGATTGGGAAGCGCACTAACAGGGATTTTTCCGATTCTTTCATTGGTTATGGGTATACTCATTGCTTTATTGGGGTTGGGCATGCTATTTGGGAAGCATTTGCCGATTAAAATAGGATCTTTTCAAGTCAAGCCAGGGAAATGGTCTATCTATTTTTACGGAATAGCCTATGCCGTGACATCACTTGGTTGTACCTTGCCAGCCTTTATGTTGGTGGTCTCTGCATCGCTGAATGACAATAGCGTAACGGCCGTGATCATCAAGTTCATCATCTACTCCCTTGGTATGGGAATTGTGGTGACAGCGATCACGATGGTCTCATTGATTTCACGACAATTGGTACAGAAGTTTCTGCACAACTATATGGGTTCTATCCAAAAAATAGCAGCTGTTGTGATTTTCCTCTCCGGTTTGTACATGGCTTATTACTGGTATTTCGGTTCTGGTGGCATTTGTACATTTTAAAATCCAACCGATCAGGTGTAACAAAAAATAGATGAAAGATGTAAAAAAGCTAAACGAACAAATTTCAAGTTAGGCTATAGGCCATGTATGTACCTTAACCAAAGAATAAAATTTTTTTAGAAAGAGTGGTGAGAATGATGGATGAGAATCGCTCGAAAGGTAACCGCTGGGGTGTTTGGGCCTTTTTCGGAATATTATTGGTTCCTTTATTGGTTCCTTTACTTTGTTGCGCAGGACCGATTCTCCTTGTTGCATTAGGGAGCACAGGTATTGGTGCCCTCTTTGCTGGTGCGACAGGAAATTGGTGGTTGACCGGCATTTTTGCAGCATTGGCCATTGTTATGATTGCTCTGATCCTCAGCAAGTTGTTGAAGAACAAATACAATTCTCCTGAAGGCAATGGAAAAACAAAAAATAAAACGGATTGCTGTACGCCTCCAGAGAGCGTGGATCGGAAACATGAGACAAGATAAATATGAGATAAATGTACAGAACTGTCTATCAAACTTTAAATAGAAAGAGGGATTCAAATGACTCAAAATTCATATAAAATACCCATTCAAGGCATGACATGCACAGGCTGTGAAGAACATGTAACCGAAGCATTGGAACAAGCCGGAGCTAAAGGTGTTTCGGCCGATTTCCGACGCGGTGAGGCCATTTTTGAACTCAGCGATGATCAGATCGAAAAGGCTAAGCAAAATATTTCGGCAGCCGGCTATCAACCCGGAGAGGAAGAAAGCCAGCCCTCTGAAAACAGTGTAGATTTCAATCGGGATGGCGATTACGATCTTCTGATTATTGGTTCCGGCGGTGCGGCGTTTTCTGCAGCTATCAAGGCCAATGAAAACGGGGCGAAAGTGGCCATGGTAGAACGGGGAACCGTCGGGGGGACCTGCGTTAACATCGGTTGTGTACCGTCAAAAACCATGCTTCGTGCCGGTGAAATAAACGGTCTCGCCCAAAACAATCCGTTTACCGGACTTCAAACGAGTACCGGTGCTGCGGACCTTGCCCAATTGACCGAACAAAAAGATGGATTAGTCAGTCAAATGCGTCAAGAAAAATATATAGACTTGATCGAAGAATATGGATTTGATCTCATTCGTGGCGAGGCCTCGTTTATCGACGATAAGACGATACAAGTGAATGGACAAAACATCACGTCTAAAAGCTTTTTAATCGCAACGGGGGCTTCTCCGGCTGTTCCGGAAATCCCGGGAATGAATGAGGTTGATTATTTAACAAGTACATCCGCACTCGAATTAAAAGAGGTTCCACAACGATTGGCAGTGATCGGTTCTGGCTATATCGCAGCGGAATTAGGTCAAATGTTTCACAACCTCGGAACAGAAGTGACTCTCATGCAAAGAAGCGAGCGTCTGTTTAAAACCTACGATCCTGAAATTTCCGAAGCCATCGATGAATCCTTAACTGAGCAAGGACTTAACCTGATCACTGGGGTCACTTATCAAAAGGTTGAGCAAAACGGTAAGTCGACAAGCATTTATATTGAAGTGAACGGTCAAGAACAAGTCATCGAAGCCGATCAAGTCCTCGTGGCAACAGGAAGAAAGCCGAACACAGAGACTTTAAACCTTGAATCAGCAGGTGTGAAAACAGGGAAAAAAGGCGAAGTGCTGACCAATGAATATTTGCAAACGTCGAATAACCGAATATATGCCGCGGGCGATGTGACCCTCGGTCCGCAATTCGTTTATGTTGCAGCTTATGAAGGCGGGATTGTGGCAAATAATGCGTTGGGTCTAGCGAAACGCAAAATCGATCTTCGCTTTGTTCCCGGCGTAACCTTCACCAATCCATCGATCGCCACAGTCGGCTTGACTGAACAACAGGCAAAAGAAAAAGGTTACGATGTCAAAACATCGGTCCTTCCGTTGGACGCTGTACCGCGGGCCTTAGTCAATCACGAAACAACAGGGGTCTATAAACTTGTAGTCAACGCCCAAACCCAGAAATTGATCGGGGCGCACATTGTGAGTGAAAATGCTGGAGATGTGATTTATGCGGCAACGTTAGCGGTTCAATTTGGATTGACCATTGAAGACCTTACGGATAGCTTTGCGCCTTATTTAACGATGGCTGAAGGATTAAAGCTTGCAGCCTTGACGTTTGATAAAGACGTATCGAAATTATCTTGTTGTGCAGGCTAATGGTTCCTTTTGATTCTAATGCTATGTTGCAGGAGGCACTTAAAACAATGAAGTGGAGAAAATATAAGGAGGAATAAGCTTATGAAAAATATTTCAGAATTCTCAGCCCAACTTAATCAAACTTTTGATCAAGGGGAAGCCGTCTCTATGGAGTGGTTATTCCGTCCGTTGCTAAAAATGCTGGCGGAGGGCGATCCAGTCCCCGTTGAGGACATCGCGGCGGAGACCGGGAAGCCCGTCGAGGAAGTTAAGCAAGTCCTACAGACTCTACCTAGTGTGGAACTTGATGAGCAGGGCCGTGTCGTCGGTTATGGCCTCACACTGGTCCCTACCCCCCATCGCTTCGAGGTTGATGGGAAGCAACTATATGCATGGTGCGCCCTTGACACACTTATGTTCCCAGCACTCATCGGCCGGACGGTCCACATCGCTTCGCCTTGTCACGGCACCGGTAAGTCCGTACGGTTGACGGTGGAACCGGACCGCGTTGTAAGCGTCGAGCCTTCAACAGCCGTTGTCTCGATTGTTACACCAGATGAAATGGCCTCGGTTCGGTCGGCCTTCTGTAACAACGTTCACTTTTTCAGTTCACCGAGTGCAGCCCAAGACTGGCTTAACCAACACCCTGAGTCGAGCGTTTTGCCCGTTGAAGATGCCTTTGAACTGGGTCGCCATTTGGGAGCGCGTTATGAGGAGTCAGGACCTACTAATGGGTCCTGTTGTAACATTTAATCTTAGGCAATTACGCCTGCGTCAATCTTGGCCTTACGATGATGTCCTGTAACCGAAGCTCTATCTAGTGAAACCAATTTTATGGGAAACCAAATAAATAAAAAGATCAATTGCTTGTGCCTATATCGGGGAGTTAATAAAGCGAGAAAGTGGATTCTTGAATATAGGAGTAAATAAGGTGCCAAAATGGCACCTTATTTAAAATATGTAACGCCAAGGTCTGCCGTATTATATTGCATTGGAAAAAGAAAACCTTCTGTATAAGGAGATGTTATATGATATTTGGTAAACTGTTCGGCAGTTTGGGCGTAGAAAGCTTTTGCTCCTTGAACATCACGTTTGCCAGTTACAATGTCATTTAACAAGTTTAAAGATAAAAAATTCATCGCTTCCTCATGACACTTTGCTGATGCCTCACCTGTAGTTCGATCTAAGTAGACACTTCCATCAAAAGCGGCAATCGCATCATATAAGTGTACGGGCACTTTATAATCGATGGTCTGCTTAAGGAAATCAAGGTGAGGGGTAGGGAAGTTATGAGGGACTGGATCCTTATATACTATCGTGCGTTTCCATGGCCCGCTATTGTACCAAATTAATCGTCTCATTGTTGCTTCCTGGGGATATCCATACTTACTAATTATGGTTTTTGCCCCTTCCAACGGTGGTCCCTGCCAATAGGACAAAATGTGATTTAAATGACTATCCATTGCCATACCTCCTAAACATTTGCCTAAAAGCATTGTATGCCCAATAAATGAATTTTAGGTAAATGTATATTTAATGATCGGCAGATTGCAGTAAATAACGAATGCCTGCAATGCAATTAACATGGGATTTAACACTGGACAGTAATTTTTTTGCTGGGATTTTGCTATCAGATAGCTTTTCTTAGTGATGATAGGATATGTTGACCAAATTGGCCGTGAGATTGGAGGGGTGGTTTTTATGGTTAGTTGTTGTTCAATCGATCCATACACTGAATTCGAAGTCATTATTATTGGTGCCGGGGTGCCGGAGGTTTCTCTTGCCTTTCATTTGACTTCATACGGCATAAGGACGGCACTTGCGGATGAACAGAACGTGGATAACAGATTAAAGGACTTTTTAAGAACTTTTCAAGAATTGATTGAGCGCGATTCGGGTATGCCGTGAACGTTACAGGCAATAAAAGAAGATATGCACCTCATCCTTTTTGACGGTACCATTACCCTTGAAGGTGAACATGCTGTCCGTATTGATGAACACAAAATTCGGGGGGATCGTATGGTCGTACCATTTGATACGTTTAAACAAATAGGAAAACCTAGAAACCAAAACGACATCCATTTTAAAAACGATCCTTTTCAAAGAGTTACGAATGATTTATGGATCACGAATCCCTCATTGTCAGAAGTGGATCAAGAACAAATATGGCAGACTGGAGACTATTTTTCAAAACACCTTCAGAACATTGAATAAATGAAGGGTTCTGTTGCAAAGTAAAAAAATATAGCTAACCACTAATTTATCATGTCAGTGTTCGCTTAACTTGCTAGCATGATGCTAATTTCGTGGCATGGCGAAAATCCGTAGATCTGAAGAGACCTGCGGTTCTTTTTATATAGAGCGTAAATACATTCAATACCTTTTAAAGTATTCTTTGCTGTATTGATACTTTGATACCTTGTCTTTCTTACTTTAATATGACGGTGATCTTGCTCAATGAGGTTATTCAGATATTTCGATGTACAATGACAGTCAGGTTTAAGTTTAAAAGCTTTAATTACTTTAGCCATTGCTACCTTCGTTGAAGGCGCCTGATCTGTAATTACCTTTTGAGGTTTACCAAATTGTTTAATGAGACGTTTGATAAACGCATATGCTGAATGATTATCTCGTTGCTTACGCAACCAAATATCTAATGTATGTCCCTCTGCATCAATGGCACGATATAAATAGCTCCATTTTCCTTTTATTTTGATGTACGTCTCATCAATACGCCATTTGTAATAAGCTTTTTTATGCTTTTTCTTCCAAATTTGATACAAAATTGGGGCATATTCTTGAACCCAACGGTAGACCGTTGAATGATGAACGTTTACACCACGTTCCCTTAATATTTCAGATATATCATGATAACTCAATGCATATCTTAGATAGTAGCCAACGGCTACAGTGATAACATCCTTGTTAAATTGTTTATATCTGAAATAGTTCATACAGAAGACTCCTTTTTGTTAAAATTATACTATAAATTCAACTTTGCAACAGAACCTTATTGCATATCTTTTTAGCCATATCACTGATAGGGTGAAGCGTATCATAAGTGATGGTAAAAAATATGAGTAAGTAGATGAAGAGTGAAAATCAGATTAATTAATAATAATGTATCAAATTTAAATAAAGGGGTTTTTAAGTATGAATTTAAGAGGTCATGAAAATAGACTTAAATTTCATGCGAAATATGATGTGACACCTATATCACATTTAAAATTATTAGAAGGTCAAAAGAAAGACGGTGAAGGCGGCATACTGACAGATAGCTATTACTGTTTTTCATACAGCTTAAAAGGTAATTCTAAAAAAGTTTTAGGTACGTTTAATTGTGGTTATCATATTGCTGAAGATTTACTAAAATTATCAAATCAAGATAAATTACCTTTATTTAACCCGTTTAAAGTAATTAATGAAGGTAATCAATTGCAGGGCGTAACGAATAAAGGTAATTTAAATATTAATAGGCAAAGAAAACAGTATAATGAAGTGGCTTTACAGCTTTCAAATGCTATTAATTTAATCATAATTTGTTATGAGGATAATATTAAAGAACCACTTTCAACGATAAAATACGAAACCGATAAATATTATTATAGTGAACCATATGATAGTAAAATAAAAGCAGTAAATACTATTATAGGTAATTTGTTTGATAAGAAATTAGTTGAGAAGATATCTGAAATTAATGTAAATCAGAAAATTAGAAAATTTGATTTTTCATTACTCACTAATAAAATTAAAAAATATAAGATACAAAATAATTTTGAATAAGTGGATGTAAGCAAATGTTAAATATAGAAGTTAGTATTAAGGATACTCAAGATATTATAAATTATTTTATTGAATGTGACGTTAATGATAACTATTATGAAAGTGAGCAAAGAAGCAGTCTCGGAAAGTTAGCTTTAGAATTGGACAAAGTAAGTAATCAGTTAAACAATGAAAATATTGAAGATATGAAAAAGATAATTGAAAAAGTAGCAGAAGCAAATAGAGTTATCGCTAAATCTTCTTTAAGAAAAAATTGAGTGTTTTAGTAAGATGATTGAAGTTGATAATAAAATCTACTAATCAAAAGAAATTTTAAATATATATTGAGTTAAAACTTGAAAAACTTATGTCTAAATGAAGAAACATCGCTTATACAGGGTATCGCATATTTTGCCTTAAGTTCAAAACTGTCAAACCTATAAATCCTCAAAGCCCCCCCTTTAAGTTCAAATACTATACATATAATAGAATCACAACGAAAAGCACGTCATAACTGTACTGTTTATTCTGTACAGTAGGTATTAAACTATTAAATAAGTATAAAATTAAACGAAAGCCAAGCAATAATGTAGACTGACCCCAATTAGTGGGAATTATATAAAAACATTTTCGTTGAATTCATATTAAAATGAATCATACGGAGGTGTTTTTTTCTATGAAAAGAGTTTCTTATTCAGTAGAAACAAAGTATAAAGCAGTTGAAATGAAAGCAGCAGGATTTTCAAAAAAAGAAATTATGAAAGAATTAAATATTAGAAATAGAACACAAGTGAAAACTTGGTGGCGATGGTATCGAAATGGGGAAAGTTATAGATTTTTACAACATGTTGGTAAACAATATACCTACGGTTATCGTAAGATTACAGCATTGATTAATCAATGTTATACATCACCAATTAATCATAAGAGAGTACAGAGAATAATGCAGAAGCATCATTTAAACTGCCGAGTTAGACCTAAAAAGACGACAAGAATAGGTAAACCGTATTATAAAACGGACAATTTATTACAAAGACAATTTAAAGCGAGTTGTCCAATGGAAGTATTAACAACCGATATTACTTATTTACCATTTGGTCATTCTATGTTGTATTTATCTTCGATAATGGATATTTATAACGGAGAAATTGTGGCGTATAAAATAGATGATAAACAAGACCAAAGTTTAGTTAATGATACATTAAATCAAATCGATATACCTGAGAGTTGTATATTACATAGTGATCAAGGCAGCGTTTATACATCTTATGCTTATTATCAATTGTGCGAAGAAAAAGGCATTATCAGAAGTATGTCCCGAAAGGGAACACCTGCCGATAACGCCCCGATAGAAAGTTTCCATTCCTCGCTAAAGTCTGAAACTTTTTACATCAATAATGAGCTTAATCGCTCTAATCATATTGTAATAGATATTGTCGAAAAGTACATTAAAAACTATAATAATAATCGAATTCAACAAAAACTAGGCTACTTATCCTCTGTAAAATACAGAGAATTAATAGCCTAGAACATGGTGTTTTTATTAAGTTCCCGTTTTAAGGGTTCAGTGCCCTAGGATTATAGGCTCTTTTGTTTATAAAGGTAATTGAACTAAAGTATTATAATTTCAATTCTTAATTAATGTTCCTATTTTACCGTCTAAAGCGTCCCCTAATCCTGCTAGAGATGTAATCAAAACACTGCCTTTAGTATTTTTTTCAAGAAATTGAAGTGCAGCTTCAACTTTTGGGAGCATACTTCCTTTAGCAAATTGACCATCAGAGATATGTTTTTTCATTTCATCCACAGACACTTCATCGAGACCTCTTTGGTTTTCTTTTCCATAGTTAATGTAAACATGGTCCACAGCAGTTAATATGATTAATTGATCAGATTGTAAATGTGCTGCTAATAAAGCACTCGTTTTATCTTTATCAATAACTGCATCAACACCTGTATAAACTTCATTTTCCTTAATTACTGGAATTCCACCACCGCCGGCAGCGATAACTAGTGTTCCATGAGTGATTAATGTTTCTATACTATCTAACTCAACTATACTTATAGGTTGTGGGGAAGGGACAACGCGACGATAGCCGCGTCCAGAATCTTCTACAAAAGTATAACCTTTTTCTTTCGTAAATTTATCAGCCTGCTCTTTTGTATAAAATAATCCAATTGGTTTAGTAGGGTTATTGAAAGCAGAATCATCGCTTGCAACTTGAACTTGTGTTACTAGCGTAACAACTTCTTTATCTATGCCCATTGAATGAAGTTCGTTTTGTAAACTTTCTTGCATCTGATAGCCAATATAAGCTTGACTCATAGCACCACATTCAGGGAAAGGAAAAGGAGGACCTTGTTTGTGTTCCGCCGCATAATTTAAACCTAAGTTAATACTTCCAACTTGTGGACCATTACCATGACTAATTACAATTTCGTATCCTTTATCGATTAAACTTACTAGAGATTTAGATGTACTTTTTAATAAATCTAATTGTTCTTTAGGCGATTGTCCTAAAGCGTTACCACCCAAAGCTACGACGATTTTAGACATATTTATATCCTCCTTTCATTTACTCTCCTAATGTTGCTACCATGACTGCTTTTATTGTATGTGCTCTATTTTCTGCTTCTTGGAAAACAACTGATTGTTCACTTTCAAATACTTCATTTGTTACTTCCATTTCAGTTAGACCATATTTTTCTTGAATTTGTTTACCGATTATTGTTTCAGTATCATGGAATGATGGTAAGCAATGTTCAAAAATTGTATGTGGATTACCTGTTTTTTTCATTAATTCTTTAGTTACACGGTATGGTTCTAATAATTTGATACGTTTTTCCCAAACTTCATCAGGTTCACCCATAGATACCCAAACATCTGTGTAAATTACATCAGATCCTTTGACACCTTCATCAATATCGTCAGTTATAAGGATTTCACCACCGTTTTTGTCAGCTATATCATTACAACGATTTAATAATTCATCAGTTGGATTTAGTTCTTTAGGACATACAAGATGGAAAGTCATGCCCATGATTGCTGCTCCTTGCATTAAGGCATTTGCAACGTTATTACGTCCATCTCCAACATATGTGAAGTTAATTTCATTATATGGTTTTTTCAATACTTCTTTAGCTGTTAAAAAATCAGCAAGTACTTGTGTAGGATGATCTTCATCTGTTAAACCATTCCATACGGGAACGCCAGAATATTTTGCCAAATCCTCAACTACTCTTTGTGAGAATCCACGATATTCTATGCCATCATACATTCCACCTAAAACACGAGCAGTATCTTTGGTAGACTCTTTTTTACCCATTTGAGAACCTGTTGGCCCAAGGTATGTTACATGTGCACCTTGATCATAAGCCGCTGTTTCAAATGCACATCGAGTGCGTGTTGAATCTTTTTCAAAAAGTAGAGCGATATTTTTACCTTTCATTTTTTGTTGTTCTATTCCTGCATATTTTGCGCGTTTAAGATCTTCAGATAAATTAAGTAAAAATTCCATTTCTTTTTGTGTGAAGTCTAACAAAGTTAAAAAGTTTCTATTTCTTAAATTTTTCATTTTGAATATCTCCTTTTCAATTAATATTTTATTCATGTTATTTTTTTATAATCCAATTTCTTTTATCTTGATATATAATATTTTCTATTTTTAATTCTCTGATTATTTCACCAGTAGTTTTTCTGTTAAGTCCAGATAAATTACTTATTAATTGAACAGTCATAATTTGTTTTAATTCATAGAATTCTCCATTATCATCCCCAATTGAAAGGCATAAAATTTGTAGTATTCTTTCAATTCTTTCTTTAGCTGAATTAGCTCTTAACGCCATAATATATTCTACTTGAAATTGAATAGTCTCATTAAGTTTCTTGAAGAGACTTTCAAATATTTCATTATGCTTTCTACATAAATACTCAAGTAAATCTTTCGGTAAAGTTAATATTTTACAATCTGTCAAAGCTGTACATATTTCATATGGTGCAGGGGTTTCATTAAATATGAAGTTCATTGGAAATATATTTTCGTCTTTACTTAATCTTAAATAATTGTCACCAGTAATATTAGAAGATTCATGTAAAATACAACCATTTACTAAAAAGTATACAAATTTTATTTGATCAGTTGAATGATATATGACTTGTCCTTTTTTATATTGATAAAGTGTTAAATCCTCTTTATAAGGTCTAACAATACTAACAGGAATATTTAAGTATGATGCTAATTGTTTAAGATTATTATCAAATTCATATTCTGAATTTTTAATATAAATATTTTCTTCATACATAACTATAAACCCCTTAAAAATTACTTAGTTTAAATCATAACTTAAAATACAGAAATATTACCTGTAATCAAACGAACTATTCCTATTATTGCAAGTACAATGATGAATATGAATAACGTATAATCCAATTTTGTCAAATGTTTGTTATTATCCCTTTGTACGTAGCTGTATACGAGTAATCCAGGTATATATAACAACATCGTTAATAGTAAATAATCTAATCCAGCTGCATAAACCAACCAAATTGTGTAAATAGATGCAATAATTCCTATTATCCATTGTTTTAAATTAGCTTTAGATTTATTTTGAATAGTATATTTAACCTGGTAAAAAGCACTGAGTGTATATGGAATTAAGATTGCACTTGATGCAAGTGAAAACGCAAACTGATAGGCACTATCTGTAAACAACATACTAATTAAAAATAACTGAACTAATATATTAGTAATAATTAAAGCGTTGACCGGAGCTTTATTCTTATTTTCTTTAGCAAACCATTTCGGGAAAAGTCCATCTTTAGCTACAATGAATGGTAATTCACCAGCTAGTAATGTCCATCCTAACCAAGCTCCTAAAACAGAGATAATTAAGCCTATATTAACTAACACTGAACCCCAATGACCTACAATATGTTCTAATACTTGTGCCATTGATGGATTAGCAAGTTTTGAAATTTGGTTCTGCTGAATGACACCTTGGGCTAGTACAGTCATTAAGAAATAAATGACTAGCACAGAAATCAAACCAATAACGGTAGCAGTTCCTACATCTTTTTTAGACTTTGCACGTCCAGAAAAGACAACGGCTCCTTCAATCCCTGTGAATACCCATACAGTTACTAACATAGTACTTTTTACTTGTGCCATTGTATCTCCCCAACTAAAAACGCCAACACTTCCACTAGTCATACCATAAAAACCGGATTTAAAAGTACTGAAGTTGAATACAACTATCATGCATATAATAACTAGAAATATAGGTATTAATTTAGCTACTGTAACAATACTATTTATAAACGCTGCAGTTTCTACACCTCTAAGTATTAAAAAATGTACACCCCATAATAAAATTGATGCTATGATAATACTTGGAAGTGTGTTACCTCCTTTAAATATAGGGAAAAAGTTACCCACAGCTGACATTAATAGGGTTGCATAAGCCACATTACCTAGAAATGCTGCAAACCAATATCCCCAAGCACTTGAAAAACCAATAAAATCTCCAAACCCTGTTTGAGCATAACTATAAATTCCTCCATCAAGATCTGGTCGCTCATTTGTTAAATTTTGAAATACGAAAGCAAGAGAAATCATACCAATAGCAGTTATTATCCAACCGATAATTATTGCAAGTCCACCAGCTTGGCCACCCATATCTGAGATGATATTGAATGCACCACCGCCTATCATAGAGCCTATGACTAAACCAATTAAGGAAGTTTTACCTAATTTATTTTCATCCATATTAATCTCCCCTAATAAAGGTGGTAAAAATCTTGTTATTTGATTTAATGAATGAATTACTTGTGACTTTTACCACCTTTCAAATTTAAATATCTTCTCTAAATAACGGCTGACTCATACATCTTGGGCCTCCGCGTCCACGTACAAGTTCACTACCAGTAATTTCAATCACTTTAATTCCTTTGTCGCGTAAAAGTTGGTTTGATACATAGTTGCGATCGTATGTCACCACAACCCCTGGTCGAATACATAATGTGTTTGAGCCATCATTCCATTGTTCACGTGCACCATCAATAACGTCGCCATTACCTGTTGGAATAAAGTCCACTTTTTCTACTTCTAAAACTTCAGCAAGTGTTTCACGTAACTTGCTAGAACGAGTAATTTTTATATCGTCCTTACCATCATTTTGTTCTATGGTAAATATATTCATATTATTTTCTTCTTTAAATATTGCTGCATGTACTGTAAACTTATCGTAGTCAATCATAGTTAGTACTGTATCTAGGTGCATAAATGTACGTGTATTAGGTATTTCAATAGCTACGATTTTTTTAAAACTTGTGTTTGCATCTTTGAAAATATTACGTGCTAACTTTTCTATTGCTTGAGCTGATGTACGTTCTGATATACCAATAGCTAAAACATCTTTCGATAATACTAATTCATCTCCACCTTCAATATTAAATGGTGAGTTACGATCTAACCATACTGGTACATCTTTATCTTTAAATCTTGGATGATGTTTCAGTATATATGTCATAAAAATAGATTCTCTACGTCGTGCTCTCCAATACATTCTGTTAATTGTCATTCCTCTACCAATTGAAGCTTGGGGATCTCTTGTAAAATAAAGGTTGGGCATTGGATCTAAGTAAAATGGATATCTATCATCCATATATTCTACTAAATGAGTTGTTTCAAGTTGAATTTCTTCTTTACGTACGCCAGCCATGATTTTATTTACAAGTTCTTGGTCAGATAACTTTGAAAAGAATTCTTTAATTTCAGTTTCATGACCTAATATTGTCTTTTTAGATTCTGTTAATATATCGTTTATGAAGTTCTCGCGTACTTCTGGCTCAGTAATAGATTCTGCTGCAAGTTTTTCTAAATAAACTACTTCGATTCCTTCATCTCTCAAAGTTTGAGCAAATTTGTCATGCTCTTCTTGTGCAACTTTTAAGTAGGGAATATCATCGAATAATAAACCACTTAAATGATCAGGTACTAAATTTTCTAATTCTTTTCCTGGTCTTTTTA
Encoded proteins:
- the merB gene encoding organomercurial lyase MerB, with product MKNISEFSAQLNQTFDQGEAVSMEWLFRPLLKMLAEGDPVPVEDIAAETGKPVEEVKQVLQTLPSVELDEQGRVVGYGLTLVPTPHRFEVDGKQLYAWCALDTLMFPALIGRTVHIASPCHGTGKSVRLTVEPDRVVSVEPSTAVVSIVTPDEMASVRSAFCNNVHFFSSPSAAQDWLNQHPESSVLPVEDAFELGRHLGARYEESGPTNGSCCNI
- a CDS encoding IS3 family transposase; this encodes MKRVSYSVETKYKAVEMKAAGFSKKEIMKELNIRNRTQVKTWWRWYRNGESYRFLQHVGKQYTYGYRKITALINQCYTSPINHKRVQRIMQKHHLNCRVRPKKTTRIGKPYYKTDNLLQRQFKASCPMEVLTTDITYLPFGHSMLYLSSIMDIYNGEIVAYKIDDKQDQSLVNDTLNQIDIPESCILHSDQGSVYTSYAYYQLCEEKGIIRSMSRKGTPADNAPIESFHSSLKSETFYINNELNRSNHIVIDIVEKYIKNYNNNRIQQKLGYLSSVKYRELIA
- the arcC gene encoding carbamate kinase, translating into MSKIVVALGGNALGQSPKEQLDLLKSTSKSLVSLIDKGYEIVISHGNGPQVGSINLGLNYAAEHKQGPPFPFPECGAMSQAYIGYQMQESLQNELHSMGIDKEVVTLVTQVQVASDDSAFNNPTKPIGLFYTKEQADKFTKEKGYTFVEDSGRGYRRVVPSPQPISIVELDSIETLITHGTLVIAAGGGGIPVIKENEVYTGVDAVIDKDKTSALLAAHLQSDQLIILTAVDHVYINYGKENQRGLDEVSVDEMKKHISDGQFAKGSMLPKVEAALQFLEKNTKGSVLITSLAGLGDALDGKIGTLIKN
- the merA gene encoding mercury(II) reductase; translation: MTQNSYKIPIQGMTCTGCEEHVTEALEQAGAKGVSADFRRGEAIFELSDDQIEKAKQNISAAGYQPGEEESQPSENSVDFNRDGDYDLLIIGSGGAAFSAAIKANENGAKVAMVERGTVGGTCVNIGCVPSKTMLRAGEINGLAQNNPFTGLQTSTGAADLAQLTEQKDGLVSQMRQEKYIDLIEEYGFDLIRGEASFIDDKTIQVNGQNITSKSFLIATGASPAVPEIPGMNEVDYLTSTSALELKEVPQRLAVIGSGYIAAELGQMFHNLGTEVTLMQRSERLFKTYDPEISEAIDESLTEQGLNLITGVTYQKVEQNGKSTSIYIEVNGQEQVIEADQVLVATGRKPNTETLNLESAGVKTGKKGEVLTNEYLQTSNNRIYAAGDVTLGPQFVYVAAYEGGIVANNALGLAKRKIDLRFVPGVTFTNPSIATVGLTEQQAKEKGYDVKTSVLPLDAVPRALVNHETTGVYKLVVNAQTQKLIGAHIVSENAGDVIYAATLAVQFGLTIEDLTDSFAPYLTMAEGLKLAALTFDKDVSKLSCCAG
- a CDS encoding cytochrome c biogenesis CcdA family protein, with the protein product MSFSFLFILTAGMVAAFNPCGIALLPSYISYLIGGETKDHSFRYAIFKGLGLGGAMTTGFLTIFVLAGLLIGGLGSALTGIFPILSLVMGILIALLGLGMLFGKHLPIKIGSFQVKPGKWSIYFYGIAYAVTSLGCTLPAFMLVVSASLNDNSVTAVIIKFIIYSLGMGIVVTAITMVSLISRQLVQKFLHNYMGSIQKIAAVVIFLSGLYMAYYWYFGSGGICTF
- the argF gene encoding ornithine carbamoyltransferase — translated: MKNLRNRNFLTLLDFTQKEMEFLLNLSEDLKRAKYAGIEQQKMKGKNIALLFEKDSTRTRCAFETAAYDQGAHVTYLGPTGSQMGKKESTKDTARVLGGMYDGIEYRGFSQRVVEDLAKYSGVPVWNGLTDEDHPTQVLADFLTAKEVLKKPYNEINFTYVGDGRNNVANALMQGAAIMGMTFHLVCPKELNPTDELLNRCNDIADKNGGEILITDDIDEGVKGSDVIYTDVWVSMGEPDEVWEKRIKLLEPYRVTKELMKKTGNPHTIFEHCLPSFHDTETIIGKQIQEKYGLTEMEVTNEVFESEQSVVFQEAENRAHTIKAVMVATLGE
- a CDS encoding IS6-like element IS257 family transposase yields the protein MNYFRYKQFNKDVITVAVGYYLRYALSYHDISEILRERGVNVHHSTVYRWVQEYAPILYQIWKKKHKKAYYKWRIDETYIKIKGKWSYLYRAIDAEGHTLDIWLRKQRDNHSAYAFIKRLIKQFGKPQKVITDQAPSTKVAMAKVIKAFKLKPDCHCTSKYLNNLIEQDHRHIKVRKTRYQSINTAKNTLKGIECIYALYKKNRRSLQIYGFSPCHEISIMLAS